Proteins found in one Streptomyces sp. NBC_00461 genomic segment:
- the rocD gene encoding ornithine--oxo-acid transaminase → MTATESLIAAADAHSAPTYHPLPVVVASADGAWMTDVEGRRYLDLLAGYSALNFGHRNRRLVEAAKAQLERVTLTSRAFHHDRFAAFCSELAELCGMEMVLPMNTGAEAVETAVKTARKWGYRVKGVPAEMAKIVVAGNNFHGRTTTIISFSTDAEARADFGPYTPGFEIVPYGDLTAMRAAMTENTVAVLLEPIQGEAGVLVPPAGYLPAVRELTRERNVLFVADEIQSGLGRTGATFACEQEGVVPDVYVLGKALGGGIVPVSAVVSSAEVLGVFRPGEHGSTFGGNPLACAVALEVIAMLRTGEFQARSAELGGHLHRELGALTGTGRVLAVRGRGLWAGVDISPALGTGREVSEKLMERGVLVKDTHGSTVRIAPPLVIGKEDLDWGLGQLRGVLGV, encoded by the coding sequence GTGACCGCTACGGAGAGCCTCATCGCCGCCGCCGACGCGCACAGCGCGCCCACCTACCACCCGCTGCCCGTGGTCGTCGCGTCCGCGGACGGGGCGTGGATGACGGATGTCGAGGGGAGGCGGTATCTGGACCTGCTGGCCGGTTACTCGGCGCTCAACTTCGGCCATCGCAACCGGCGGCTCGTGGAGGCGGCGAAGGCGCAGCTGGAGCGGGTGACGCTGACGTCGCGGGCGTTCCACCACGACCGGTTCGCGGCATTCTGCTCCGAGCTCGCCGAACTGTGCGGGATGGAGATGGTGCTGCCGATGAACACGGGCGCGGAGGCGGTGGAGACCGCGGTGAAGACAGCCCGGAAGTGGGGGTACCGGGTCAAGGGCGTGCCCGCGGAGATGGCGAAGATCGTGGTCGCGGGCAACAACTTCCACGGCCGTACGACGACGATCATCAGCTTCTCCACCGACGCCGAGGCGCGGGCGGACTTCGGGCCGTACACGCCGGGCTTCGAGATCGTGCCGTACGGCGATCTGACGGCGATGCGGGCGGCGATGACGGAGAACACGGTCGCCGTGCTGCTCGAACCGATCCAGGGCGAGGCGGGTGTGCTGGTGCCGCCGGCCGGTTATCTGCCGGCGGTGCGGGAGCTGACGCGCGAGCGGAACGTGCTGTTCGTGGCGGACGAGATCCAGTCGGGGCTGGGGCGGACGGGCGCGACCTTCGCGTGCGAGCAGGAGGGGGTCGTCCCCGATGTGTATGTGCTCGGGAAGGCGCTGGGCGGCGGGATCGTGCCGGTGTCCGCGGTGGTGTCGAGCGCCGAGGTGCTCGGGGTGTTCCGGCCCGGGGAGCACGGTTCGACGTTCGGTGGGAATCCGCTGGCCTGTGCGGTGGCGTTGGAGGTGATCGCGATGCTGCGGACGGGCGAGTTCCAGGCGCGGTCGGCCGAGCTGGGCGGCCATCTGCACCGGGAGCTGGGGGCGTTGACCGGCACCGGGCGGGTGTTGGCGGTGCGGGGCCGGGGCCTGTGGGCGGGCGTCGACATCAGTCCGGCGTTGGGGACGGGGCGGGAGGTGTCGGAGAAGCTGATGGAGCGTGGGGTGCTGGTGAAGGACACGCACGGGTCGACGGTGCGGATCGCGCCCCCGTTGGTGATCGGGAAGGAGGATCTGGACTGGGGGCTCGGTCAGCTGCGGGGTGTGCTCGGCGTGTGA
- a CDS encoding carboxymuconolactone decarboxylase family protein, producing the protein MSRTRYLDREVGRALSAVSAAAKRGLGDPALAELVVIRASQLNHCAFCLDMHLAVAREHGVSERQLDLLAAWEEAEDVFDERERAALALTEAVTVLTGGTSRTKSGGGFVPDAVYERAAAHFDDGRLAHLVGLIVAINNWNRMMVSRRTPPGGCTP; encoded by the coding sequence GTGAGCCGTACGAGATACCTCGACCGCGAGGTCGGCCGGGCCTTGTCCGCCGTGAGTGCGGCCGCGAAGCGCGGGCTGGGCGACCCCGCCCTCGCGGAGCTTGTCGTGATCAGGGCCTCGCAGCTCAACCACTGCGCGTTCTGCCTGGACATGCACCTCGCGGTCGCCCGCGAGCACGGGGTGAGCGAGAGGCAGCTGGACCTGCTCGCCGCCTGGGAGGAGGCCGAGGACGTCTTCGACGAGCGGGAGCGGGCCGCGCTCGCGCTGACCGAGGCCGTCACCGTCCTGACTGGGGGCACCTCCCGGACGAAGTCTGGGGGAGGATTCGTGCCGGACGCGGTGTACGAGCGGGCGGCCGCACACTTCGACGACGGCCGGCTCGCCCACCTCGTCGGGCTGATCGTCGCGATCAACAACTGGAACCGGATGATGGTCAGCCGCCGTACCCCGCCGGGAGGTTGCACGCCATGA
- the pdxR gene encoding MocR-like pyridoxine biosynthesis transcription factor PdxR, giving the protein MAKTWATLGVDLHLEPTGPGVRRGLTDALREAVRTGRLAPGTRLPSSRTLAVDLGIARNTVADAYADLVAEGWLTARQGSGTRVADRPVGRPLAAAPRPRARTRPAYDLIPGVPDLASFPRAEWLKACRRALATAPYQALDYGDPRGRVELRTALAGYLARARGVRADPERILVCAGISHGLRILGAVLRARGARTVAVESYGLDVHWKLLAAAGLGTVPLPFDERGTNPGELTDEAAVLLTPAHQFPMGGTLHRDRRAAVVDWARRTGGLVVEDDYDGEFRYDRQPVGALQGLDPDHVVYAGTASKSLAPGLRLAWLVLPPHLVQEAAKAKGGIDSCGALDQLTLAEFLTSGAYDRHVRAARLRYRRRRDALVAELARRAPQVRATGIAAGLHVVLRLPPGTEREALRSAAWQGLAVHGLHRYRHPEATAEPPDALVVGYGTPPDSAWAGALDALCAALPE; this is encoded by the coding sequence ATGGCGAAAACGTGGGCCACTCTGGGCGTCGACCTGCATCTGGAGCCGACGGGCCCGGGGGTGCGCCGGGGCCTGACCGACGCCCTGCGCGAGGCCGTCCGCACCGGACGCCTGGCCCCCGGCACCCGGCTGCCCTCCTCCCGCACCCTCGCCGTCGACCTGGGTATCGCCCGCAACACCGTCGCCGACGCCTACGCCGACCTGGTCGCGGAGGGCTGGCTCACCGCGCGGCAGGGCTCGGGCACCCGGGTGGCCGATCGCCCGGTCGGCCGGCCCTTGGCCGCCGCACCCCGCCCGCGCGCCCGCACCCGCCCCGCCTACGACCTGATCCCCGGCGTCCCCGACCTCGCCTCCTTCCCGCGCGCCGAGTGGCTCAAGGCCTGCCGCCGCGCCCTCGCCACGGCCCCGTACCAGGCCCTCGACTACGGCGACCCGCGCGGCCGCGTCGAACTGCGCACCGCGCTCGCCGGCTATCTCGCCCGGGCCCGGGGAGTGCGCGCCGACCCCGAACGCATCCTCGTGTGCGCCGGCATCTCGCACGGCCTGCGCATCCTCGGCGCGGTGCTGCGGGCGCGCGGGGCACGCACCGTCGCTGTCGAGTCGTACGGCCTCGACGTGCACTGGAAACTGCTGGCCGCCGCCGGCCTCGGAACCGTCCCGCTGCCGTTCGACGAACGGGGCACGAATCCCGGGGAGTTGACGGACGAGGCCGCGGTTCTGCTCACCCCCGCGCACCAGTTCCCGATGGGCGGCACCCTGCACCGCGACCGGCGCGCTGCCGTCGTCGACTGGGCGCGTCGCACCGGCGGCCTGGTCGTCGAGGACGACTACGACGGCGAGTTCCGCTACGACCGCCAGCCCGTCGGCGCCCTCCAGGGCCTGGACCCGGACCACGTCGTGTACGCGGGCACCGCCAGCAAGTCCCTCGCCCCCGGCCTCAGACTGGCCTGGCTGGTGCTGCCGCCGCACCTCGTCCAGGAAGCGGCGAAGGCGAAGGGCGGCATCGACTCCTGTGGGGCCCTGGACCAGTTGACGCTCGCCGAGTTCCTCACCTCCGGCGCCTACGACCGCCATGTGCGCGCCGCCCGCCTGCGCTACCGCCGCCGCCGTGACGCGCTGGTCGCGGAACTCGCGCGGCGGGCCCCGCAGGTCCGTGCCACCGGCATCGCGGCGGGCCTGCACGTGGTGCTCCGCCTCCCGCCGGGCACCGAGCGGGAGGCGCTTAGATCGGCGGCCTGGCAGGGACTCGCGGTGCACGGCCTGCACCGCTACCGGCACCCGGAGGCGACCGCCGAGCCGCCCGACGCGCTGGTGGTGGGCTACGGAACACCCCCGGACAGCGCCTGGGCGGGGGCCTTGGACGCACTGTGCGCGGCGCTGCCCGAATGA
- a CDS encoding isocitrate lyase/PEP mutase family protein yields MSKVEVFRGLHRGRLPGDPLVLPGPWDAVSARVFAEAGFPALATPSAGIAASLGYEDGSTHPDEMFAAVARIARAVDVPVSADIEDGYDLAPRELVERLLETGAVGCNLEDSHGGVLKDPHKHADWLAEVRAAAGDELFVNARVDTFVRGVFDPDRAIERAALYVAAGADCVYPIGAPVSVLPLLRSGILGPVNVHGALDGKGPSPTELGELGATRITFGPLLQRRAALALQGMADELKQRR; encoded by the coding sequence ATGAGCAAGGTCGAGGTCTTTCGCGGGCTGCACCGGGGCCGCCTCCCGGGTGATCCGCTCGTGCTGCCCGGCCCCTGGGACGCGGTGAGCGCCCGGGTGTTCGCCGAGGCCGGCTTTCCCGCGCTCGCGACGCCCAGCGCGGGGATCGCCGCCTCCCTCGGGTACGAGGACGGGTCGACGCACCCCGACGAGATGTTCGCCGCGGTGGCGCGCATCGCACGGGCCGTGGACGTACCGGTGTCGGCGGACATCGAGGACGGATACGACCTCGCGCCCCGGGAGCTGGTGGAGCGGCTGCTGGAGACGGGGGCCGTCGGCTGCAACCTTGAGGACTCGCACGGGGGTGTGCTCAAGGACCCGCACAAGCACGCGGACTGGCTCGCGGAGGTGCGGGCCGCAGCCGGTGACGAACTCTTCGTCAACGCCCGCGTCGACACCTTCGTCCGTGGAGTCTTTGACCCCGACCGGGCCATCGAGCGGGCCGCGTTGTACGTCGCCGCGGGCGCCGACTGCGTCTATCCGATCGGTGCGCCGGTGAGTGTCCTGCCGCTTCTGCGGTCCGGGATCCTGGGGCCGGTCAACGTGCACGGCGCCCTGGACGGCAAGGGCCCCTCGCCCACCGAACTCGGTGAACTCGGGGCCACCCGCATCACGTTCGGGCCGCTGCTGCAACGCCGGGCGGCGCTGGCGCTGCAGGGGATGGCCGACGAGCTGAAGCAGCGCCGGTGA
- a CDS encoding ABC transporter substrate-binding protein yields the protein MRLRTTTAVAVGSSLLLLTGCGAADMTKQASPFANAQGARTVTLSVQSWVGAQSNVAVAQYLLEHKLGYRVDTVQVDEVPAWDALSQGRVDAILEDWGHPDQEKRYVDDKKTIARAGGLGVTGHIGWYVPTYLVKQHPDITNWKNLNKYSSSFRTAESGGKGQLMDGSPSYVTNDKALVKNLKLNYQVVFAGSEAAQITQMKQFAKEKKPFLTYWYAPQWLFKKVPMTEVKLPPYKEGCDTDPAKVACAYPHTPLQKYLNADFSKKGGKAAAFLRKFRWTTEDQNEVSLMIADQKLSPEQAAKKWVDRHASTWKAWLS from the coding sequence ATGCGACTTCGTACGACGACCGCGGTGGCCGTGGGGTCCTCGCTCCTGTTGCTCACCGGCTGCGGTGCCGCCGACATGACCAAGCAGGCCTCGCCCTTCGCCAACGCGCAGGGCGCCAGGACCGTGACCCTGTCCGTCCAGTCCTGGGTCGGCGCGCAGTCCAACGTCGCCGTCGCCCAGTACCTGCTGGAGCACAAGCTCGGCTACCGCGTCGACACCGTCCAGGTCGACGAGGTCCCCGCCTGGGACGCGCTCAGCCAGGGCCGGGTCGACGCGATCCTGGAGGACTGGGGCCACCCCGACCAGGAGAAACGCTACGTCGACGACAAGAAGACGATCGCGCGCGCCGGCGGCCTGGGCGTCACCGGTCACATCGGCTGGTACGTGCCGACCTACCTGGTCAAGCAGCACCCCGACATCACGAACTGGAAGAACCTCAACAAGTACTCGTCGTCGTTCCGCACCGCGGAGAGCGGCGGCAAGGGCCAGCTGATGGACGGCTCACCGTCGTACGTCACCAACGACAAGGCGCTGGTGAAGAACCTGAAGCTGAACTACCAGGTGGTGTTCGCGGGTTCGGAGGCCGCCCAGATCACGCAGATGAAGCAGTTCGCGAAGGAGAAGAAGCCCTTCCTGACGTACTGGTACGCGCCGCAGTGGCTGTTCAAGAAGGTCCCGATGACCGAGGTGAAGCTGCCGCCGTACAAGGAGGGCTGCGACACGGACCCGGCGAAGGTGGCCTGCGCCTATCCGCACACCCCGCTGCAGAAGTACCTCAACGCCGACTTCTCGAAGAAGGGCGGCAAGGCGGCGGCCTTCCTCAGGAAGTTCAGGTGGACGACCGAGGACCAGAACGAGGTCTCCCTGATGATCGCCGACCAGAAGCTGTCGCCCGAGCAGGCGGCGAAGAAGTGGGTGGACCGCCACGCCTCCACCTGGAAGGCGTGGCTGTCCTGA
- a CDS encoding ABC transporter permease — translation MATATASAPRIALPRVLKHPVARKLLLLALAAAILVPLANARWASGSWPDALTVDLTKPLTSTSNWIIDNRDSHPLFLYFFGYVSNAVVLSVRAVYLVLLTAGWAGVTALGALVAWRVAGARLAIGTAAAFLACGLLGMWVPTMQTLALMVVAVLVSVVVGALLGLGAGLSDRLDRILRPVLDTMQVLPAFAYLLPVVLVFGIGVPAAVLATVVYAAPPMARLTSLGLRGADKEVLEAVESLGATAPQRLLTARIPLARKELLLGLNQTIMMALSMAVIASVIGAGGLGDRVYQALASVDVGAALAAGIPIVLLAVVLDRITGAAGGGTGEPRRAAINRGGVQRLAVRRWPGDTWAYALLTAVVVAVAGRLAGRLDWPEAWIVNIAEPVNRAVDWMTAHLYSGVPVVGGTAEWAGHFTTWVLDPVRSGLQWLPWWSVLLLVAALAWLIGTWRTALTAVLAMAAIGVLGVWQPSLDTLSQVLAAVAVTLVLGFATGIAAARSDRFERLLRPVLDVFQTMPQFVYLIPVVALFGVGRAPAAAAAVVYALPAVVRITTQGLRQVDPAALESARSLGATPAQQLRQVQLPLARPALQLALNQGVVLVLAVVVIGGLVGGGALGYDTVFGLAQGDLATGLVAGAAIVCLGLMLDRVTQPTERRTKKGA, via the coding sequence ATGGCCACAGCCACCGCATCCGCCCCGCGCATCGCCCTCCCCCGTGTGCTGAAACACCCCGTGGCCCGCAAGCTGCTGCTCCTCGCGCTCGCCGCGGCGATCCTCGTGCCGCTGGCCAACGCCCGCTGGGCGAGCGGCAGTTGGCCCGACGCCCTCACCGTCGACCTCACCAAGCCGCTCACCAGCACCAGCAACTGGATCATCGACAACCGGGACAGCCACCCCCTGTTCCTCTACTTCTTCGGCTACGTCAGCAACGCGGTCGTGCTCTCCGTACGCGCCGTGTATCTGGTGCTCCTCACCGCGGGCTGGGCCGGCGTCACGGCCCTGGGGGCGCTCGTCGCCTGGCGCGTCGCCGGAGCGCGACTCGCGATCGGCACCGCTGCCGCCTTCCTCGCCTGCGGGCTGCTCGGCATGTGGGTGCCGACCATGCAGACCCTCGCGCTGATGGTGGTCGCCGTCCTCGTGTCGGTCGTCGTGGGAGCCCTGCTCGGCCTCGGCGCCGGTCTCTCCGACCGCCTCGACCGGATCCTGCGCCCGGTCCTCGACACCATGCAGGTGCTGCCGGCCTTCGCGTATCTGCTGCCGGTCGTGCTGGTCTTCGGCATCGGCGTCCCCGCGGCGGTCCTCGCCACCGTCGTCTACGCCGCCCCGCCCATGGCCCGCCTCACCTCCCTCGGTCTGCGCGGTGCCGACAAGGAGGTCCTGGAGGCCGTCGAGTCGCTCGGCGCCACCGCACCCCAGCGGCTGCTGACCGCCCGTATCCCACTGGCCCGCAAGGAACTCCTCCTCGGCCTGAACCAGACGATCATGATGGCGCTGTCGATGGCCGTCATCGCCTCCGTCATCGGCGCGGGCGGCCTCGGTGACCGGGTCTACCAGGCGCTGGCCTCCGTCGACGTGGGCGCGGCGCTCGCGGCCGGCATCCCGATCGTGCTGCTGGCCGTCGTACTGGACCGGATCACCGGCGCGGCCGGCGGCGGCACCGGAGAACCCCGGCGCGCGGCGATCAACAGGGGCGGCGTGCAACGCCTCGCGGTGCGGCGGTGGCCGGGTGACACGTGGGCGTACGCCCTTCTCACCGCCGTGGTGGTGGCGGTCGCCGGCCGGCTCGCGGGCCGCCTGGACTGGCCCGAGGCCTGGATCGTGAACATCGCCGAACCCGTCAACCGGGCCGTCGACTGGATGACCGCGCACCTGTACTCGGGCGTGCCCGTCGTGGGCGGCACCGCCGAGTGGGCGGGCCACTTCACCACCTGGGTCCTCGACCCTGTCCGCAGCGGCCTGCAGTGGCTGCCCTGGTGGTCGGTCCTGCTGCTGGTGGCGGCGCTCGCCTGGCTGATCGGCACCTGGCGCACCGCGCTCACCGCCGTCCTCGCCATGGCCGCGATCGGCGTGCTCGGCGTGTGGCAGCCGTCCCTCGACACGCTCTCCCAGGTCCTCGCCGCCGTCGCCGTCACGCTCGTCCTGGGCTTCGCGACCGGTATCGCGGCGGCCCGCAGCGACCGCTTCGAGCGACTGCTGCGCCCCGTCCTGGACGTCTTCCAGACGATGCCGCAGTTCGTGTACCTGATCCCGGTGGTCGCCCTGTTCGGAGTGGGCCGCGCCCCCGCCGCGGCGGCAGCCGTCGTCTACGCGCTTCCGGCCGTCGTCCGCATCACCACACAGGGCCTGCGCCAGGTCGACCCGGCCGCCCTGGAGTCGGCCCGCTCGCTCGGCGCGACCCCCGCCCAGCAGCTGCGCCAGGTCCAACTCCCGCTCGCCCGGCCGGCGTTGCAGCTCGCCCTCAACCAGGGCGTGGTCCTCGTCCTCGCCGTCGTCGTCATCGGCGGCCTGGTCGGCGGAGGCGCCCTCGGCTATGACACCGTCTTCGGCCTGGCACAGGGCGACCTGGCGACCGGCCTGGTCGCGGGCGCCGCGATCGTCTGCCTCGGACTGATGCTCGACCGGGTGACACAGCCGACGGAACGCCGCACCAAGAAGGGAGCGTGA
- a CDS encoding DMT family transporter produces MVCALGAAVCFGTATVLQAVAARAATAGGGGEAALLLRALRQWRYMAGLALDGLGFVLQIAALRSIPIYAVAAALASSLAVTGVVAARLLHVRLSGVEWGAVGVVCAGLAMLGLASGEEGDRAGSTALKWAMLAVAVVVLLLGLVGGRWSGRGRALMLGLGAGFGFGVVEVSVRLIDSLAPSELFTNPATYALLLGGGAAFLLLTTALQRGSVTTATAGLVIGETIGPAAVGVVWLGDRTREGLAWLAVLGFVIAIAGALALARFGEAPAEEEAEEEEATA; encoded by the coding sequence ATGGTGTGCGCTCTCGGCGCTGCGGTTTGCTTCGGTACGGCGACGGTGTTGCAGGCGGTCGCCGCACGGGCGGCGACCGCGGGCGGGGGCGGAGAGGCGGCACTGCTGCTGCGGGCGCTGCGGCAGTGGCGGTACATGGCCGGGCTCGCGCTGGACGGGCTGGGGTTCGTGCTGCAGATCGCGGCGCTGCGGTCGATCCCGATCTACGCGGTCGCGGCGGCCCTCGCGTCAAGCCTCGCGGTCACCGGTGTGGTCGCGGCGCGGCTGCTGCATGTGCGGTTGAGCGGGGTGGAGTGGGGCGCCGTCGGCGTGGTGTGCGCCGGGCTCGCGATGCTGGGCCTGGCGTCCGGGGAGGAGGGCGATCGCGCCGGGTCGACCGCTCTGAAGTGGGCGATGCTCGCGGTCGCCGTGGTCGTGCTGCTGCTCGGGCTGGTCGGCGGGCGGTGGTCCGGGCGGGGGCGGGCGCTGATGCTCGGGTTGGGGGCCGGGTTCGGGTTCGGGGTGGTGGAGGTGTCGGTACGGCTGATCGACTCACTCGCACCGTCGGAACTGTTCACCAACCCGGCGACGTACGCGCTCCTTCTCGGCGGAGGTGCCGCCTTCCTGTTGCTGACCACCGCCCTGCAGCGTGGATCGGTCACCACGGCGACGGCCGGGTTGGTGATCGGCGAGACGATCGGACCCGCGGCGGTGGGCGTGGTGTGGCTCGGGGACCGTACCCGGGAGGGGCTCGCCTGGCTGGCGGTGCTGGGATTCGTCATCGCGATCGCGGGGGCGCTGGCGCTGGCGCGATTCGGGGAGGCGCCGGCGGAGGAAGAGGCGGAGGAGGAAGAGGCGACGGCCTGA
- a CDS encoding carboxymuconolactone decarboxylase family protein, protein MTTAEEAAEYALEQPARLRWTQHAPEVYKAMVRLDAAARQGLDPKLLELVKIRASQLNHCAFCLDMHTKDALAAGESVERIIQLGAWEESKHFYTERELAALELTEAVTVLTQGFVTDEVYGHAAKHFEEVELTQLIAAITVINAWNRFGVTCRLTPGHYEAGQHK, encoded by the coding sequence ATGACGACAGCAGAGGAAGCCGCCGAGTACGCACTCGAACAGCCCGCCCGTCTGCGCTGGACCCAGCACGCCCCCGAGGTCTACAAGGCGATGGTCCGCCTCGACGCGGCCGCCCGGCAGGGCCTGGACCCGAAGCTGCTGGAGCTGGTGAAGATCCGCGCCTCGCAGCTCAACCACTGCGCGTTCTGCCTGGACATGCACACCAAGGACGCGCTCGCGGCGGGCGAGAGCGTCGAGCGGATCATCCAGCTCGGCGCGTGGGAGGAGTCGAAGCACTTCTACACGGAGAGGGAGCTGGCCGCCCTCGAACTGACCGAGGCGGTCACCGTGCTGACCCAGGGCTTCGTCACGGACGAGGTGTACGGCCACGCGGCCAAGCACTTCGAGGAGGTCGAGCTGACACAGCTGATCGCCGCGATCACGGTGATCAACGCGTGGAACCGGTTCGGCGTGACCTGCCGTCTGACCCCGGGCCACTACGAGGCGGGGCAGCACAAGTGA
- a CDS encoding GMC family oxidoreductase, with the protein MSENTQVYDYVVIGGGTAGSVIASRLTENPDVTVAVIEGGPSDVGREDVLTLRRWMGLLGGELDYDYPTTEQPRGNSHIRHSRARVLGGCSSHNTLIAFKPLPSDWDEWEEAGAKGWGAVPMEAYYARLLNNIVPVDEKDRNAIARDFVDAAQHATGVPRVEGFNRAPFTDGVGFFDLAYHPEDNKRSSASVAYLHPVMDERENLTILLETWAHRLELNGTRAEGVHVRTKHGEEILVRARNEVLLCAGAVDSPRLLMHSGIGPREDLEALGIPVAHDLPGVGENLLDHPESVIVWETNGPIPENSAMDSDAGLFVRRDPGHAGPDLMFHFYQVPFTDNPERLGYQRPPYGVSMTPNIPKPKSRGRLYLTSADPSVKPALDFRYFTDEDDYDGRTLVDGIRIAREIARTEPLAGWLRREVAPGPHLTSDEELSEYARKVAHTVYHPAGTCRMGAADDPQAVVDPELRIRGLDGIRIADASVFPTMTAVNPMIGVLMVGEKAIDLIGSGA; encoded by the coding sequence ATGTCCGAGAACACACAGGTCTACGACTACGTCGTCATAGGCGGCGGCACGGCAGGGTCCGTCATCGCCTCCCGCCTCACCGAGAACCCGGACGTCACCGTCGCCGTCATCGAGGGCGGCCCCAGCGACGTCGGCCGCGAGGACGTGCTGACGCTGCGCCGCTGGATGGGCCTCCTCGGCGGCGAGCTGGACTACGACTACCCCACCACCGAGCAGCCCCGCGGCAACTCCCACATCCGGCACAGCCGTGCCCGTGTCCTCGGCGGCTGCTCCTCCCACAACACGCTCATCGCCTTCAAGCCGCTGCCCTCCGACTGGGACGAGTGGGAGGAGGCCGGCGCCAAGGGCTGGGGCGCGGTACCCATGGAGGCGTACTACGCGCGGTTGCTCAACAACATCGTCCCGGTCGACGAGAAGGACCGGAACGCCATCGCCCGGGATTTCGTCGACGCCGCTCAGCACGCGACGGGGGTTCCCCGGGTCGAGGGCTTCAACCGTGCGCCGTTCACCGACGGTGTCGGTTTCTTCGACCTCGCCTACCACCCCGAGGACAACAAGCGGTCGTCGGCGTCGGTGGCGTATCTGCACCCGGTGATGGACGAGCGCGAGAACCTGACGATCCTCCTGGAGACCTGGGCGCACCGGCTGGAGCTGAACGGCACCCGCGCCGAGGGCGTGCACGTCCGCACGAAGCACGGCGAGGAGATCCTCGTACGGGCCCGCAACGAGGTCCTGCTCTGCGCCGGCGCCGTCGACTCCCCCCGCCTGCTGATGCACTCCGGCATCGGCCCCCGCGAGGACCTCGAAGCGCTCGGCATACCCGTGGCGCACGACCTGCCCGGCGTCGGCGAGAACCTCCTGGACCACCCCGAGTCGGTGATCGTCTGGGAGACGAACGGCCCGATCCCCGAGAACTCCGCGATGGACAGCGACGCCGGACTGTTCGTGCGCCGCGACCCCGGACACGCGGGCCCGGACCTGATGTTCCACTTCTACCAGGTCCCCTTCACGGACAACCCCGAGCGCCTCGGCTACCAACGGCCGCCGTACGGCGTCTCGATGACCCCGAACATCCCCAAGCCGAAGAGCCGCGGCCGGCTGTACCTCACCAGCGCCGACCCGTCCGTGAAGCCGGCCCTCGACTTCCGCTACTTCACCGACGAGGACGACTACGACGGCCGCACCCTCGTCGACGGCATCCGCATCGCCCGCGAGATCGCGCGGACCGAGCCGCTCGCGGGCTGGCTCAGGCGCGAGGTGGCCCCCGGCCCGCACCTCACGAGCGACGAGGAGCTCAGCGAGTACGCCCGCAAGGTCGCCCACACCGTGTACCACCCGGCGGGCACCTGCCGTATGGGCGCCGCGGACGACCCGCAGGCCGTCGTCGACCCGGAGCTGAGGATCCGCGGCCTGGACGGGATCCGCATCGCCGACGCCTCCGTGTTCCCGACCATGACCGCCGTGAACCCGATGATCGGCGTGCTGATGGTCGGAGAGAAAGCCATAGACCTGATCGGAAGTGGTGCGTGA
- a CDS encoding quaternary amine ABC transporter ATP-binding protein: protein MSTSVFSVEGLWKVFGPKADRVPADPELTSLDPAELRSRTGCTAAVRDVSFEVQKGEVFVVMGLSGSGKSTLVRCLTRLIEPTAGAIAIDGEDVRAMDRTRLRELRRHRAAMVFQHFGLLPHRTVLDNVAYGLEIQGVSKAERRARAQAVVDKVGLEGMEQRRPAQLSGGQRQRVGLARALAVDPEVLLFDEPFSALDPLIRRDMQEEVVRLHREEGRTMVFITHDLSEALKLGDRIALMRDGRVVQLGTPEEIVGSPADDYVREFVRDVSREQVMTVRTAMRPGGCDAAEHPGALEPGAVVADAIKVVARSGRAACVVEHGRCLGVVDHERLLGVVAGTEPRKEAV from the coding sequence ATGAGTACGTCCGTCTTTTCCGTCGAAGGACTGTGGAAGGTGTTCGGCCCGAAGGCCGACCGCGTTCCCGCAGACCCCGAGCTGACCTCGCTGGACCCCGCCGAACTCCGCTCCCGCACCGGCTGCACCGCCGCCGTGCGCGACGTGTCGTTCGAGGTGCAGAAGGGCGAGGTCTTCGTGGTGATGGGCCTGTCCGGCTCCGGCAAGTCCACCCTGGTGCGCTGTCTGACCCGGCTGATCGAGCCGACGGCGGGTGCCATCGCCATCGACGGCGAGGACGTACGCGCCATGGACAGGACCCGGCTGCGCGAACTGCGCCGCCACCGCGCCGCGATGGTCTTCCAGCACTTCGGCCTGCTGCCGCACCGCACAGTCCTCGACAACGTGGCGTACGGCCTCGAGATCCAGGGCGTGAGCAAGGCCGAGCGGCGGGCGCGCGCCCAGGCGGTCGTCGACAAGGTCGGCCTGGAAGGCATGGAGCAGCGCCGCCCGGCCCAGCTGTCCGGCGGCCAGCGCCAACGCGTGGGCCTGGCCCGCGCGCTCGCGGTGGACCCCGAGGTCCTGCTGTTCGACGAGCCGTTCAGCGCGCTCGACCCGCTGATCCGGCGGGACATGCAGGAGGAGGTGGTCCGACTGCACCGCGAGGAGGGCCGCACGATGGTCTTCATCACCCACGACCTCTCCGAGGCACTGAAGCTGGGCGACCGCATCGCCCTGATGCGCGACGGCAGGGTGGTGCAGCTCGGCACCCCCGAGGAGATCGTCGGCAGCCCGGCCGACGACTACGTACGCGAGTTCGTCCGGGACGTGTCGCGCGAGCAGGTGATGACGGTACGTACGGCCATGAGGCCCGGGGGCTGCGACGCGGCCGAGCATCCCGGCGCGCTCGAACCCGGCGCGGTAGTCGCCGACGCGATCAAGGTCGTCGCCCGTAGCGGCAGGGCGGCCTGCGTCGTGGAGCACGGGCGCTGCCTCGGCGTCGTCGACCACGAAAGGCTCCTCGGCGTCGTCGCCGGAACGGAGCCGCGGAAGGAGGCGGTCTGA